The Natator depressus isolate rNatDep1 chromosome 11, rNatDep2.hap1, whole genome shotgun sequence genome includes a window with the following:
- the ZC3H15 gene encoding zinc finger CCCH domain-containing protein 15 — translation MPPKKQAPAAGPNKKADQKKKEKIIEDKTFGLKNKKGAKQQKFIKAVTHQVKFGQQNPRQAAQAEGDKKLKKDDKKKELQELNELFKPVVAAQKISKGADPKSVVCAFFKQGQCTKGDKCKFSHDLSLERKCEKRSVYIDARDEDLEKDTMDNWDEKKLEEVVNKKHGEAEKKKPKTQIVCKYFLDAIENNKYGWFWVCPGGGDNCMYRHALPPGFVLKKDKKKEEKEDEVSLEDLIERERAALGPNITKITLESFLAWKKRKRQEKIDKAEQDMERRKADFKAGKALVISGREVFEFRPELVDADDEEADDTNYIQGSSEDEVEDLVRINDVDLNLYVPKDVDETGITVASLERFSTYTSMEKDDNKLSEASGGGIENGEQSDSEENEAEGEQENGVIDAVPVDENLFTGEDLDELEEELNTLDLEE, via the exons ATGCCCCCCAAGAAACAGGCACCTGCGGCGGGGCCCAATAAGAAGGCGGACCAGAAAAAGAAGGAGAAGATCATCGAG GACAAAACATTTGGTCTAAAGAATAAGAAAGGAGCAAAACAGCAGAAGTTTATCAAGGCTGTGACTCATCAAGTTAAATTTGGTCAACAAAATCCAAGACAG GCTGCTCAGGCTGAAGGTGACAAGAAATTAAAGAAGGATGATAAGAAGAAAGAATTACAGGAACTAAATGAACTCTTCAAACCTGTAGTTGCTGCCCAGAAAATTAGTAAAG GTGCAGATCCCAAATCAGTAGTTTGTGCTTTCTTCAAGCAAGGACAGTGCACTAAAGGAGATAAGTGCAAGTTTTCTCATGATTTGTCTTTGGAGAGAAAGTGTGAAAAACGCAGTGTTTACATTGATGCAAGAGATGAAGATCTTGAAAAAG ATACAATGGATAATTGGGATGAGAAAAAGCTGGAAGAGGTGGTGAACAAGAAGCATGGTGAGGCggaaaagaaaaaacccaaaactcAAATA GTCTGCAAGTATTTTCTTGATGCTATCGAAAACAACAAATATGGCTGGTTTTGGGTTTGTCCTGGTGGAGGAGACAACTGTATGTACCGTCATGCTCTCCCTCCTGGCTTTGTactaaaaaaagacaaaaagaaggaggaaaaggaagatGAAGTTTCTTTAGAAGATCTAATAGAAAGAGAG CGTGCTGCCTTAGGACCAAACATTACCAAAATCACCCTAGAGTCTTTTCTTgcatggaagaaaagaaaaagacaagaaaaaattGACAAGGCTGAACAAGATATGGAACGGAGGAAAGCAGATTTTAAAGCTGGCAAAGCACTGGTG ATCAGCGGACGTGAAGTATTTGAGTTCCGGCCGGAGTTGGTTGATGCCGATGATGAAGAAGCAGACGACACTAATTATATTCAAGGATCAAGTGAAGATGAG GTTGAAGATCTTGTGAGGATAAATGATGTAGACTTGAACCTGTATGTCCCAAAGGATGTAGATGAGACTGGTATTACTGTGGCTAGTCTTGAGCGATTCAGCACATACACTTCAATGGAAAAAGATG ataACAAATTAAGTGAAGCTTCAGGAGGTGGAATAGAGAATGGGGAGCAAAGTGATTCAGAAGAAAACGAGGCAGAAGGAGAACAGGAAAATGGAGTAATAGATGCAGTTCCTGTTGATGAAAATCTTTTTACTGGAGAGGACTTGGATGAACTAGAAGAAGAATTAAACACTCTTGATTTAGAAGAATGA